The Xanthomonas fragariae genome has a segment encoding these proteins:
- a CDS encoding DMT family protein, producing the protein MPTAPFAAYLYPLLLLLASNVFMTFAWYGHLKYKNTPLMIAILVSWGIAFFEYCLQVPGNRLGSAVYSAPQLKGMQEVITLLVFACFSTFYLGQSLKWNHWAAFGLILVAAFLMFKE; encoded by the coding sequence ATGCCCACCGCACCCTTCGCCGCTTACCTGTATCCGCTCCTGCTGCTGCTCGCCAGCAATGTGTTCATGACCTTCGCTTGGTACGGACATTTGAAGTACAAAAATACGCCGCTGATGATCGCGATCCTGGTCAGCTGGGGCATCGCGTTCTTCGAATATTGCCTGCAGGTACCGGGCAACCGACTGGGCAGCGCGGTTTACTCCGCGCCGCAGCTCAAGGGCATGCAGGAAGTGATCACGCTGCTGGTGTTCGCCTGCTTCTCCACATTTTACCTGGGGCAGTCGTTGAAGTGGAATCACTGGGCTGCGTTCGGATTGATTCTGGTGGCGGCGTTCTTGATGTTCAAGGAATAA
- a CDS encoding symmetrical bis(5'-nucleosyl)-tetraphosphatase, producing the protein MSVWAIGDLQGCYDITQRLLEKINFDPAQDTLWFCGDLVNRGGQSLETLRLVHSLRDHSVVVLGNHDLSLLAIGARSEEEQRKVNPDLLRVVLAEDRDVLLDWLRMQKLAHADRSLGWMMIHAGLAPKWTTQLAEKHAREVEQQLQGGGYRKLLRNMYGDQPGWSPGLNGYDRSRAIINLFTRMRYCTPRGRIATDAKGTPGTQAQGLYPWFEVPGRVERDLKIVCGHWSALGLTITQGVHAIDTGAVWGGKLTALQLDTDQLRVVQVPGREVTGPAPVARAPDCPRERQGRQRSRGNRGNANNAEQPTDASQE; encoded by the coding sequence ATGAGCGTCTGGGCAATCGGCGACCTGCAAGGGTGCTACGACATCACACAGCGACTGCTGGAAAAAATCAATTTCGATCCCGCACAGGACACGCTGTGGTTCTGCGGCGATCTGGTCAACCGCGGCGGTCAATCACTGGAAACGCTGCGCCTGGTGCATTCGCTGCGCGACCACAGCGTGGTGGTGCTGGGCAATCACGATCTGTCGCTGCTGGCGATCGGCGCACGTTCGGAAGAAGAACAGCGCAAGGTCAATCCGGATCTGTTGCGCGTCGTGCTGGCCGAAGATCGCGACGTGCTGCTCGACTGGCTACGTATGCAGAAGTTGGCGCATGCGGATCGCTCGTTGGGCTGGATGATGATCCATGCCGGGCTGGCACCGAAGTGGACCACGCAACTGGCCGAGAAGCATGCACGCGAGGTCGAGCAGCAACTGCAGGGCGGCGGCTATCGCAAACTGCTACGCAATATGTACGGCGATCAGCCGGGCTGGTCACCGGGCCTGAACGGTTACGACCGCAGCCGCGCAATCATCAATCTGTTCACGCGCATGCGCTATTGCACGCCGCGCGGGCGCATCGCCACCGACGCCAAGGGCACGCCGGGCACGCAGGCGCAGGGTCTGTACCCGTGGTTCGAAGTGCCGGGCAGGGTCGAGCGCGATCTGAAGATCGTCTGCGGGCATTGGTCCGCGCTCGGGCTGACCATCACCCAGGGAGTGCATGCCATCGATACCGGCGCGGTGTGGGGCGGCAAACTCACTGCCCTGCAGCTGGATACCGACCAATTGCGGGTGGTGCAGGTGCCGGGACGCGAGGTAACCGGGCCGGCGCCTGTAGCACGCGCGCCAGATTGCCCGCGCGAGCGCCAGGGGCGGCAGCGCTCACGTGGCAACCGTGGCAATGCCAATAACGCCGAACAACCAACCGACGCGTCACAGGAATGA
- a CDS encoding TPM domain-containing protein has protein sequence MRWLRHVFAPSAQRSFPAPCMAAIAAAVTASERTHTGQIMVAMEADLPLGPLWHGQTARHRAEQAFAQLRTWDTEANNGVLIYLLLADQAIEVVADRGLRSRVLDTHWAEVCRRMQQFLRDGQNEAAVLAGIEAVTELLTEHFPADACAQHEDELPDRPQRLG, from the coding sequence ATGCGGTGGCTCAGGCATGTTTTCGCGCCGTCGGCGCAGCGCAGTTTTCCAGCCCCCTGCATGGCGGCCATCGCAGCGGCGGTGACTGCCAGCGAGCGCACCCATACCGGTCAAATTATGGTCGCGATGGAAGCCGATCTGCCGCTTGGCCCGCTCTGGCACGGGCAGACCGCCCGCCATCGCGCAGAACAGGCCTTCGCGCAATTGCGCACCTGGGACACCGAAGCCAATAACGGCGTATTGATCTACCTGCTGCTGGCCGATCAAGCCATCGAAGTGGTCGCCGACCGTGGCCTGCGCAGTCGTGTGCTGGACACCCATTGGGCGGAGGTGTGCCGGCGCATGCAGCAGTTCCTGCGCGATGGCCAAAACGAAGCGGCGGTATTGGCCGGGATCGAGGCGGTGACTGAGCTGTTGACCGAGCATTTTCCTGCCGATGCCTGCGCGCAGCATGAAGACGAGCTGCCCGATCGTCCACAGCGCTTAGGCTGA
- a CDS encoding TPM domain-containing protein, with product MRQKHSWVLWMMLLLLLPASLLAQDLAAIPPLRSPVVDVTGTLDAAQIQQLEQQALALQQRKGAQLQILIVPTTQPEEIEQYTQRVFDQWKIGRKGVDDGVLLLVAKDDRRVRIQPGYGLEGAIPDIVANRIIQEYLAPRFREGDYGGGIRDATATLAGLIEGEALPEPVSGHAGGGLGSGAGGWIIALFIGFVVSMVARGILGALPRPLRALLTGIAAGGVALLFTSLLFASVGSAVIGLLAGLASGSPGRFVGGGGWGGGGFGGFGGGGRGGFGGGWGGGGGSSGGGGASGSW from the coding sequence ATGCGACAAAAGCACAGCTGGGTGTTGTGGATGATGCTTCTGCTTCTGCTGCCGGCCTCGTTGCTTGCGCAGGATCTGGCAGCCATTCCGCCGCTGCGCTCGCCGGTGGTCGACGTCACCGGCACGCTGGATGCGGCGCAGATCCAGCAGCTGGAACAGCAAGCGCTGGCCTTGCAGCAACGCAAGGGCGCGCAGTTGCAGATTTTGATCGTGCCAACGACGCAGCCTGAGGAGATCGAGCAGTATACCCAGCGCGTGTTCGACCAGTGGAAGATCGGTCGCAAAGGCGTGGATGATGGCGTGCTGCTGCTGGTGGCCAAGGACGATCGCCGGGTGCGGATCCAACCCGGTTACGGTCTGGAAGGTGCGATCCCTGACATCGTGGCCAACCGCATCATCCAGGAGTATCTGGCGCCGCGCTTCCGTGAGGGCGACTACGGCGGCGGCATCCGCGATGCGACAGCGACGCTGGCTGGCCTGATCGAAGGCGAGGCCTTGCCGGAGCCGGTCAGCGGGCATGCCGGTGGCGGTTTGGGCAGTGGCGCAGGCGGCTGGATCATTGCGTTGTTCATTGGGTTTGTGGTCTCGATGGTGGCGCGCGGTATTTTGGGCGCCTTGCCGCGCCCGTTGCGCGCGTTGCTGACCGGCATTGCTGCAGGTGGCGTCGCCTTGCTGTTTACCTCGTTGCTGTTTGCCAGCGTTGGTTCGGCAGTGATCGGCTTGCTGGCGGGCCTGGCTTCCGGTTCGCCGGGGCGCTTTGTCGGCGGCGGGGGCTGGGGCGGTGGTGGGTTCGGTGGGTTTGGAGGCGGCGGCCGTGGGGGTTTCGGCGGCGGCTGGGGTGGGGGTGGGGGATCATCGGGAGGCGGTGGCGCCTCGGGGAGTTGGTAA
- the hemP gene encoding hemin uptake protein HemP, whose product MVIICTANRLEIRIMTAQPVLLHSEPVNLRDRAVARAVPTEDLISSEALLKGRREVLIQHGDRIYRLRHTSNDKLILTK is encoded by the coding sequence ATGGTTATTATTTGTACGGCCAACCGACTGGAGATCCGGATCATGACCGCTCAACCCGTGCTGCTTCACTCCGAACCGGTCAACCTGCGCGACCGCGCTGTTGCGCGTGCTGTCCCTACAGAAGACCTCATCAGCAGCGAGGCGCTGCTCAAGGGCCGTCGCGAAGTGCTGATCCAGCATGGCGACCGCATCTATCGCCTGCGCCATACCAGCAACGACAAGCTCATCCTCACCAAGTAA
- a CDS encoding dihydrofolate reductase, with protein sequence MKITLIVAFDHNNAIGRDNDLPWKLPDDLKRFKALSMGKPILMGRKTAQSLGRALPGRLNLVLTRSGQVPFEGMQPVASLEQAIERAEQDGAQELCVIGGGEVYRLAMERADLLAVTEVATAVDGADTHFPPIDPAVWVPTSREPHPADDRHAFAFSFIDYLRR encoded by the coding sequence ATGAAAATCACCCTCATCGTCGCCTTCGACCATAACAACGCCATCGGTCGCGACAACGACTTGCCGTGGAAATTGCCGGACGATCTCAAGCGCTTCAAGGCGCTGAGCATGGGCAAGCCGATCCTGATGGGGCGCAAGACCGCGCAGTCGTTGGGGCGTGCCTTGCCCGGGCGATTGAATCTGGTGCTGACCCGTTCCGGGCAGGTGCCGTTCGAAGGCATGCAACCGGTAGCGTCGCTGGAGCAGGCAATCGAACGCGCCGAGCAGGATGGCGCGCAGGAACTGTGTGTCATCGGCGGCGGTGAGGTGTATCGGCTGGCGATGGAGCGTGCAGATCTGCTGGCCGTCACAGAGGTGGCTACCGCAGTGGACGGTGCCGACACGCATTTTCCGCCGATCGACCCGGCCGTGTGGGTGCCAACCAGTCGCGAACCGCATCCTGCCGATGACCGACATGCGTTTGCGTTCTCGTTCATCGATTACCTGCGCCGCTGA
- the rsmA gene encoding 16S rRNA (adenine(1518)-N(6)/adenine(1519)-N(6))-dimethyltransferase RsmA: protein MNSSFSAPAKKSLGQHFLADRYYIDRIVQAVDLRAGQHLVEIGPGQGAITFPLLRKHGALTVIEFDRDLIAPLTEAAAPIGELSIIHRDVLSVDFTALANDRPIRLVGNLPYNISSPILFHALDHAAAVADMHFMLQKEVVDRMAAGPGSKVYGRLSVMLQAYCEVSALFMVPPGAFRPPPKVDSAVVRLVPRDPATVLIKDRRRFADVVRAGFGQRRKTLRNALSHVCEPAHFEAAQVRPDARAEQLEVADFIRLANVELA from the coding sequence ATGAATTCTTCTTTCAGCGCACCGGCCAAGAAGTCGCTTGGCCAGCACTTTCTTGCCGACCGGTATTACATTGACCGCATCGTACAGGCAGTGGACCTGCGCGCCGGCCAGCACTTGGTCGAAATCGGCCCTGGCCAGGGCGCGATCACCTTCCCGCTGCTGCGCAAGCACGGCGCATTAACCGTCATCGAGTTCGACCGCGATTTGATCGCGCCATTGACCGAGGCCGCTGCACCGATCGGCGAACTTAGCATCATCCATCGCGATGTGCTCAGCGTGGATTTCACCGCACTGGCCAATGACAGGCCGATCCGCCTTGTCGGCAACCTGCCCTACAACATTTCCTCACCGATCCTGTTCCATGCGCTGGACCATGCCGCCGCCGTGGCCGACATGCACTTCATGCTGCAAAAAGAAGTCGTCGACCGCATGGCCGCCGGCCCCGGCAGCAAGGTCTACGGGCGGTTGAGCGTGATGCTGCAGGCGTATTGCGAGGTGAGCGCGTTATTCATGGTGCCGCCGGGTGCGTTCCGGCCGCCGCCGAAGGTGGACTCTGCGGTAGTGCGGCTGGTGCCACGCGACCCGGCCACCGTGCTGATCAAGGATCGCCGCCGCTTCGCCGATGTGGTGCGCGCCGGCTTCGGGCAGCGGCGCAAGACCTTGCGCAATGCCTTGTCCCACGTCTGCGAGCCGGCCCATTTCGAAGCCGCGCAGGTGCGCCCGGACGCACGCGCCGAACAGCTTGAGGTCGCGGATTTTATCCGTCTGGCCAATGTCGAGCTGGCTTGA
- the apaG gene encoding Co2+/Mg2+ efflux protein ApaG, with the protein MHDDPRYRVEVEASPRFLAHQSTPDKGRYAFAYSIRIQNAGALPARLIARHWQITDANGRTEQVHGEGVVGEQPWLRPGEVFHYTSGVLLETEQGQMQGHYDMVADDGTEFTALIAAFVLSVPRTLH; encoded by the coding sequence ATGCACGATGATCCGCGTTATCGGGTCGAGGTCGAGGCTTCGCCCCGCTTCCTCGCTCATCAATCCACACCGGACAAAGGCCGTTATGCCTTTGCCTACAGCATCCGCATCCAGAATGCAGGCGCCTTGCCTGCGCGCTTGATCGCGCGTCATTGGCAGATCACCGACGCCAACGGCCGCACCGAGCAGGTCCATGGCGAAGGCGTGGTTGGCGAACAGCCATGGCTGCGACCGGGCGAGGTCTTCCATTACACCTCCGGCGTGCTGCTGGAGACCGAGCAGGGACAGATGCAAGGCCACTATGACATGGTGGCCGACGATGGCACCGAATTCACCGCCCTGATCGCCGCCTTCGTGCTGAGCGTACCCAGGACGCTGCACTGA
- a CDS encoding thymidylate synthase, with the protein MKPYLDLLQHVLEHGAEKSDRTGTGTRSVFGWQMRFDLNAGFPLVTTKKLHLRSIIHELLWFLQGDTNIGYLKDNQVRIWDEWADADGNLGPVYGKQWRRWTGPDGIEIDQMQWLVDEIKRNPDSRRLVISAWNVGELPQMALMPCHSLFQFYAVDGKLSCQLYQRSGDIFLGVPFNIASYALLTHMVAQATGLGVGDFVHTLGDAHLYSNHFEQAREQLTRTPRGLPTLRLNPDVTDLFSFRFGDIAIEGYDPHPAIKAPVAV; encoded by the coding sequence GTGAAGCCGTATCTGGACCTGCTGCAGCATGTGCTGGAGCACGGAGCCGAGAAGTCCGATCGCACCGGCACCGGTACGCGCAGCGTGTTCGGCTGGCAAATGCGCTTCGACCTCAACGCAGGCTTTCCGCTGGTCACCACCAAGAAGCTGCATCTGCGCTCTATCATTCACGAGTTGCTGTGGTTTTTGCAGGGCGACACCAATATCGGTTATCTTAAGGACAACCAAGTCCGCATCTGGGACGAGTGGGCCGATGCCGATGGCAATCTCGGTCCTGTCTACGGTAAGCAGTGGCGGCGCTGGACCGGCCCGGACGGCATCGAGATCGACCAGATGCAATGGTTGGTGGACGAGATCAAGCGCAATCCCGATTCGCGCCGGCTGGTGATCAGCGCCTGGAACGTTGGCGAACTGCCGCAGATGGCATTGATGCCATGCCACAGCTTGTTTCAGTTCTATGCGGTCGACGGCAAGCTCAGTTGCCAGCTCTATCAGCGCAGCGGCGACATCTTTCTCGGCGTGCCATTCAACATCGCCAGCTACGCGCTGCTGACCCATATGGTGGCCCAGGCGACCGGCCTGGGGGTAGGCGATTTTGTGCATACGCTGGGCGACGCACATCTTTATTCGAATCACTTCGAACAGGCGCGCGAACAGCTGACACGTACCCCGCGTGGGCTGCCGACCCTGCGTTTGAATCCGGACGTGACCGATCTGTTTTCGTTCCGCTTCGGCGATATTGCCATCGAGGGCTATGACCCGCATCCGGCGATCAAGGCGCCGGTGGCGGTGTGA
- a CDS encoding ribokinase: protein MSSVVVVGSFNVDHVWRCDVLPAPGATIAGRYSTGPGGKGFNQAVAAARAGAKTHFLCALGDDAGGALARSLAAQDGFALIAEPSNEPTGTGGIYVDGHGRNTIVIGAGANSVLSPGFVDNQRALVASARVLLAQLESPAETVESALALARECGVPTVLNAAPANAPTSIGLLKLSDVLTPNETEFAALLGRHVGERINADDVAALDGNTLHSLCRKLLPGGTVVVTLGAVGAFISHAEDQLRGDTAAHYRVGAESAQTVDTTGAGDAFNGALVASLAQSANASFIAHVRFATRYAARSTEVEGAASSMPRMLPDAAV from the coding sequence ATGAGTTCGGTCGTCGTTGTCGGGTCCTTCAATGTCGATCACGTGTGGCGCTGTGATGTCCTGCCCGCCCCAGGCGCCACCATCGCTGGTCGCTACAGCACCGGTCCAGGTGGCAAGGGGTTCAACCAGGCAGTCGCGGCTGCACGTGCCGGCGCCAAGACGCACTTCCTGTGCGCGCTGGGCGATGATGCCGGCGGTGCGCTGGCACGTTCGCTGGCCGCGCAGGATGGGTTCGCGCTGATCGCCGAGCCAAGCAATGAGCCGACCGGCACCGGTGGCATCTATGTCGATGGGCACGGTCGCAACACCATCGTGATCGGTGCCGGCGCCAATTCGGTGCTGAGCCCGGGCTTTGTCGACAACCAGCGCGCGCTGGTTGCCTCGGCACGCGTGCTGCTGGCGCAGTTGGAATCGCCGGCAGAAACCGTCGAGTCGGCCCTGGCACTGGCGCGCGAATGCGGCGTGCCGACCGTGCTCAACGCAGCGCCGGCCAATGCACCGACCTCGATCGGCTTGCTCAAGCTGTCGGATGTGTTGACACCCAACGAAACCGAATTCGCCGCACTGCTCGGTCGCCATGTCGGCGAGCGCATCAATGCCGATGATGTGGCAGCGTTGGACGGCAACACGCTGCACTCGCTGTGCCGCAAGTTACTGCCAGGCGGCACCGTGGTAGTGACGCTGGGCGCGGTAGGCGCCTTCATTTCGCACGCCGAAGACCAGCTGCGTGGGGATACTGCGGCGCATTACCGCGTGGGTGCGGAAAGCGCGCAGACGGTGGACACCACCGGTGCTGGGGACGCATTCAACGGCGCGCTGGTGGCCTCGCTGGCGCAATCGGCCAACGCCAGCTTCATCGCCCATGTGCGCTTTGCCACTCGCTATGCTGCACGCTCCACCGAAGTGGAAGGCGCTGCATCGTCGATGCCGCGCATGCTGCCTGACGCAGCAGTCTGA
- the lgt gene encoding prolipoprotein diacylglyceryl transferase: MIYLHAIDPIAFSLGPVQVHWYGLMYLAAFFSAWALGRSRILRGRLPGVDMDGFSDLLFYGMLGVVLGGRIGYMLFYAFDSLLANPLILFKVWEGGMSFHGGLLGVLFACWLWARKHGLHFFDVMDFVAPLVPMGLGFGRLGNFVGGELWGKFTQAGWGVIFPHAPELADQLPAQLQALYAAGALDQFARHPSQLYEAALEGVVMFVVLWVFSMQPRARYAVSGMFALLYGAFRFSVEFVRVPDAPIGYLAFNWLTMGQILSLPLIIGGLVLLALSRRAPVLQPVMVDAAMAGAAK; this comes from the coding sequence ATGATCTATCTGCACGCCATCGACCCCATCGCTTTCTCGCTTGGCCCGGTGCAGGTGCATTGGTACGGCCTGATGTATTTGGCGGCCTTCTTCTCCGCCTGGGCGCTGGGCCGCTCGCGCATCCTGCGCGGTCGCCTGCCCGGTGTGGACATGGACGGATTCTCCGACCTGCTGTTCTATGGCATGCTCGGCGTGGTGCTGGGCGGTCGCATCGGCTACATGTTGTTCTATGCGTTCGACAGCTTGCTGGCCAATCCGCTGATCCTGTTCAAGGTGTGGGAAGGCGGCATGAGTTTCCACGGCGGTCTGCTTGGCGTGCTGTTCGCCTGCTGGCTGTGGGCGCGCAAGCATGGGCTGCACTTCTTCGACGTCATGGATTTTGTCGCGCCATTGGTGCCGATGGGACTGGGCTTCGGGAGGCTCGGCAATTTCGTCGGCGGCGAGTTGTGGGGCAAGTTCACGCAGGCCGGTTGGGGCGTGATCTTTCCGCATGCGCCGGAATTGGCGGACCAATTGCCGGCACAACTCCAGGCGCTGTACGCCGCCGGTGCGCTAGACCAGTTCGCGCGTCACCCCTCGCAGTTGTACGAAGCCGCACTCGAAGGCGTGGTGATGTTCGTGGTGTTGTGGGTGTTCTCAATGCAGCCGCGTGCGCGCTATGCGGTGTCGGGGATGTTTGCGCTGCTGTATGGCGCGTTTCGTTTCAGCGTGGAATTCGTCCGCGTGCCTGATGCGCCGATCGGCTACCTGGCCTTCAATTGGCTGACGATGGGGCAGATTCTGAGCTTGCCGCTAATCATCGGTGGCCTGGTGTTGCTGGCGCTGTCGCGCCGCGCACCGGTGTTGCAGCCGGTCATGGTGGACGCAGCCATGGCGGGGGCCGCGAAGTGA
- a CDS encoding NupC/NupG family nucleoside CNT transporter translates to MVEGLGRIGFGLFGLVVLIGISWLFSTNRRAIDWKLVATGLALQISFAALVLLVPGGRDAFDSLGRGFVKVLSFVNEGSTFIFGNLMNIDSYGFIFAFQVLPTIIFFSALMGVLYHLGVMQVVVRAMAWAITKVMRVSGAETTSVCASVFIGQTEAPLTVRPYIPKMTQSELLTMMIGGMAHIAGGVLAAYVGMLGGSDPAQQAFYAKHLLAASIMAAPATLVVAKLLVPETGTPLTRGTVKMEVERTTSNVIDAAAVGAGDGLRLALNIGAMLLAFIALIALINAPLTWLGEITGAAAVLGRPTNLSTIFGYVLAPIAWVIGTPWVDATTVGSLIGQKVVVNEFVAYSELSRIVKGEAPGVGLSAEGRLIATYALCGFANFSSIAIQIGGIGGLAPERRHDLAKFGLRAVLGGSIATFMTATIAGVLSQFG, encoded by the coding sequence ATGGTCGAAGGTTTGGGACGGATCGGTTTCGGCCTGTTCGGTCTGGTGGTACTTATCGGCATCTCCTGGCTGTTTTCGACCAACCGCCGCGCGATCGATTGGAAGCTGGTCGCCACTGGTCTGGCGTTGCAGATTTCATTCGCCGCACTGGTGCTGTTGGTGCCGGGTGGGCGCGATGCGTTCGACTCGCTGGGCAGGGGTTTCGTCAAGGTGCTGAGCTTCGTCAATGAGGGGTCTACCTTCATTTTCGGCAACCTGATGAACATCGACAGCTACGGCTTTATTTTTGCGTTCCAGGTGCTGCCCACCATCATCTTTTTCTCCGCGCTGATGGGCGTGCTTTACCACCTGGGCGTGATGCAGGTGGTGGTGCGTGCGATGGCGTGGGCGATCACCAAGGTGATGCGTGTGTCCGGTGCGGAAACCACCAGCGTGTGCGCCAGCGTGTTTATCGGCCAGACCGAAGCGCCGCTGACGGTGCGCCCTTACATCCCCAAGATGACCCAATCCGAACTGCTGACGATGATGATCGGCGGCATGGCGCATATCGCCGGCGGTGTGCTCGCCGCGTACGTGGGCATGCTCGGCGGCAGCGATCCGGCGCAGCAGGCGTTCTATGCCAAGCACCTGCTTGCCGCCAGCATCATGGCCGCGCCCGCCACGCTGGTGGTCGCCAAACTGCTGGTGCCGGAAACCGGCACCCCGCTGACCCGCGGCACGGTCAAGATGGAAGTCGAAAGGACCACCAGCAATGTCATCGATGCGGCTGCGGTCGGTGCTGGCGATGGTTTGCGCCTGGCACTGAACATCGGCGCGATGCTGCTGGCCTTCATCGCGCTGATCGCATTGATCAACGCACCGCTGACCTGGCTGGGCGAGATCACGGGCGCCGCCGCAGTGCTGGGCCGTCCGACCAACCTGTCGACGATCTTCGGTTACGTGCTGGCGCCTATCGCTTGGGTGATCGGCACACCGTGGGTGGATGCGACGACAGTCGGTTCGTTAATCGGCCAGAAGGTGGTGGTCAACGAGTTTGTCGCTTACAGCGAGTTGTCGCGGATCGTGAAGGGCGAAGCGCCAGGCGTCGGCCTGAGCGCCGAAGGCCGGTTGATCGCCACGTATGCCCTGTGCGGCTTCGCCAACTTCAGCTCGATTGCGATCCAGATCGGCGGTATCGGCGGGCTGGCGCCGGAACGTCGTCACGATCTGGCCAAGTTCGGTCTGCGTGCGGTGCTCGGCGGTTCGATCGCCACCTTCATGACCGCTACCATTGCCGGCGTACTCTCGCAGTTCGGTTAA